The Onychomys torridus chromosome 2, mOncTor1.1, whole genome shotgun sequence sequence GGAGCTGCCATGGGAATCCTTACTGATCACCTGTAGTCTGCAAATTCATATCTGCATTGTTTACGTTTCTCCCGGCCATGATCTGGCTAATGCAATTCAAGGGAGAAAAGATTTCTCCTGGCTCATAGTTTCAGGGAATATCAGCCCACCATAACCAAGAAGGCATAGTGGTGGGATGGATtcctgtgtgtggggtggggtggctgggGTCATACTACCAGAGCAGTCTGGAAGAAGAGCCTGAGGTTCAGCCAGGAGTCCTGCCCCTGTGGCCATACATCTGCCCCGTATATAATAGGTTCCACAACCCACCCACCCTCAATCAAAATAGTGTCTCTATCTGAGAGCCAAGTGTTCAGGTACataccctgggggggggggacagctcatatttaaattacaataccctttactttttttttttttaattgtagggTATGTTTGGTCAGGAAATTTTTATGAGCATTATTGTTAGCttgaagggaaaaaattaaaaggccTGGAAGCATttaatgtttacttttattttatattaatttgtaTTGTTtgaggttttgctttgtttgtttgtttgttttttgagacagggtttctctgtgtagctttgcacctttcctggaactcactctgtagaccaggctggcctcgaactcacagagatcctgctgcctctgcctcccgagtactggcgAGTGCCCAGCCTattgtttgagtttttaaaaaaaattatttatttaggggttggaggtttagctcagtggtagagcgcttgcctagcaagtgcaaggccccgggttcgatcctcagctctgaaaaaaaaaagatttatttcttttcattttgtgtgcattggtgctttgcctgcatgtatgcctgtgtgacgGATGGTGTCCAGTCTCTTGCAACTGcattacagacagtggtgagctgttatgtgggtgctaagaattgaacctgggtcctctggaagagcaaccattgctcctaactgctgagccacctctccagcccttgtttgggtttttattagcATACTCTCTTTCTGTGCCTTTCTTTTTGCCTCTCTGAGCAAGCGTCTGAACTCCACTCTTCTCCTACTCCACTCCAAGAACTTGCATCTTTTGTAATTAGATAATAATACACACAGGAacagagaacaaaaacaacaaacacattTGGCCTAGACTTCCATTGGCTAGAAATCTGTGTTGAGTTCAAGTTTTATTATCACAAGTAATGCTTTGTTTATAGGCAGAAAACATGTGCTGAACGCTTCCTCTTTGGCTAGCACTGCCCAGGCACGTTCACAGGTATTAGATGCTAATCCTCACAACCTTCTTGTGAGGTAAGACTTGGCTCCCCTTTACAGAAGCCTGGCTAGGAGATGATTGCTTCATACCCTTCTACAGGGCTTCTTGTAGCCTGGCCGTGTTTCCTTTGGCTGGCAGCCTGCTGGCCGATGATTGGCTGTTCAGAACTCTCATTGGCCAGGAGTTCCTATTCCTTGCTCTTGGATTCAAATCATCCAAGTCTTAAACTTTTTCCTCTATGTGAGTGAAGAGACAGAAGCCCAGGCTCTCTGCCTGTGAAGCACCACTTGAGTTTGCTGAGGGATGGGAGCGTTGGGGAAGCAGGAACCCGGTCATAACTCTTCCCGTCTCTGAAGGATGAGCTTTGCCACCAGTTCTGTGATCCGGGGTTTGATCTCCTGCATGGGCACTGTTGGATCCCAAGCCCCCACCACCTTTCCATCTGGGGCCACGAGGTACTTCCAGAAGTTCCAGGTAGGCTCCTTCCCAGAAgtctctaaagaaaaaggaagcagtAGAATGATGCACCTCTCTGTGCCCTGTCCGGGATCCCATTATTGGTGTAATTCTCACAGCCAGGCCCCACTCAGACTACTAAAATTAGAGCCACTGAGAAAAAGACCCAACTCCCAACACTTTTCCAAAGCTCTCCAGGAGATTCCAACGTGGGATCCCGATTGAGAGAGCCGACTTTAGGATTCTGGGATGTACACACAGAACACTGTCTGTCATCCTTTCCTAATCACCCCAAACGGCCACACCCTGTTCTctaagtctgttttgttttgagtcaggattctgtgtaacccaggctactTTAGTCTTGCTATCTAGCCGAGGAAGTCCGGGAAGGCCTTATTCTTGCTTCTAACGCCCGAGTGCAGGCCTGCACAATTCCCTGCTTCCAACGAAATCTTAATGGCTTCTAGAGCTTAGACTGGCTGGATCAAAATCACTGTCAGGGAGCGGGGCCTGAAAAGAAATTCTTGGGCCCTGCTAGAGTAAGGTTTAGGCTTATACAATTATAAGATCTTTCCAGGTGCTTCCAAAGCAAGGCCCAGATTGATGTACAATTGCAGGAACTGGGAGAAAACTCACAAAACACATGGGCGGGGGGAGGATGACttaacaaaaacacaaagctCACCGGATTCCAAAGTTCACAAGCTCTGCCACTGAGACTCGGGCATTTTGGGtgacttttcattctttcttttgaatgAGTAGAGGCGTTTCGcttgtatatatgtctgtatactGTATGTGTacagtgtctgaggaggccagaagagggtattgggttCCCTGGGACTGAaattgcagatggctgtgagctgccatgtaggcactaggaatcaaatctggacaagcagccaatgctcttaacctctgagccatctctctaatcccaGAATCCCACTTTTTAACGAGCAGGCTCAGACCATCAAATGTTTGGCCCTTGGTGAACCAAGCCTGCCTCTTTCATAGATAGCCAGTCCCACAAAGAGATAACCTACGTCGTAAAACTTATTCCTCACAAAATAATCTGATACCTGCCTAACCTTCCAGAGAGACAGCCCCGTGTAGATGTCCCACCTGATAAGACCTAAACCATCAGAGTGCAGTTCCATCGAAACACTGCCTGACTGCTCACAGAgcccctctccccacacacatGAAAGCACCCCCTTACACCATCTCTGCAGTTTCTCTACTGCCTTGTCTGTTGCAGCTAGACCACAGAGTACCTAACAAACTTTACTGCCTTTCTGTCCTTGGTGATTTCATTCACAGCCCACACATCATGCCTGTCACTGGTACTCTAGGCATGGCAATTAAGCTACTCTTTCAGAGAGAAGGTTTCTCTCTTAGTGACTTTTAGTCATCTGGTCACCCTTCTCCAGGCCTGTGGCATCTCATGCTGTGtcttgtttctctctcctcaGTCTACAAGCTCAGCTAAAGAATGCTGACAAAAGCATTATGACCCGGAGACAAGATTTCAGGGAAGTCCTGGGGTGAGACAGCAGGTGTAGAGAGACACGGGCAGGGTTCTTCCTCTGCTCATGCCTGCCTTCACTTTCCTCCAAGGGTCAGGAAGAGAAAGGtgacccagccagccagcagcttCTGCTGCCCAGGGAGTTACGGCCACAgccagggagggaaggggagaagggacaggACTCACGGGTTAGGTATTTGAAGGCAGGGTGGGCACCAGAGCCGGTGACTGCGATCTTGCTGAACATGGGAAAAGAGACACTGTAGGTGTGGCGGGCAAAGTTCTCGATCTCCCTGTTGGTGTCTGGTTCCTGTTGGCCAAACTGGTTGCAAGGGAAGGCAAGCACATTAAAATGGTAGGGACCCAGGTCCcgctgcagctgctgcagggcTCTGTAGTTCTGGTCTGTGAAGCCACATTCGCTAGCTACGTTTACCACCAGGGAAACCTGCATGGcaaaaacaaacgaacagaaGAAAGCTCAGAACCACATACAATCCGGCACAGAGGCATGCACTTGTATCTGCTCTTATATGTCCACATAGGTGATTC is a genomic window containing:
- the Gpx7 gene encoding glutathione peroxidase 7, whose product is MVAAVAAAWLLLWAAACVQSQQDFYDFKVVNIRGKLVSLEKYRGSVSLVVNVASECGFTDQNYRALQQLQRDLGPYHFNVLAFPCNQFGQQEPDTNREIENFARHTYSVSFPMFSKIAVTGSGAHPAFKYLTQTSGKEPTWNFWKYLVAPDGKVVGAWDPTVPMQEIKPRITELVAKLILQRREEL